The following proteins come from a genomic window of Candidatus Binataceae bacterium:
- a CDS encoding DNA-binding domain-containing protein, whose translation MGHNPTDPDLRDLQALLYRLITAPEGVAAGLAAERAPGPKTVDDLEQLIESDDRLSAGERLEIYANAYFYRILDCLKEDFPATLATLGADNFHNLVTGYLIEHPPTEPSISHAGRHLSEFLRNHPCTEQWPFIAELARLERTLIEVFQAADAVPLSAGTMRSAAPEDWPGLAMRTHPALAILDCEWRVDELLRAVETGTAADGNPLVPARLPVSVLVWRNGSRVCYRALENPERAALELARAGTKFSAICEAVAAAAGEGDGDGGQVALINRLLARWLADGVLVAA comes from the coding sequence GTGGGCCACAATCCGACAGACCCCGACCTGAGGGACCTCCAGGCGCTACTTTATCGCCTGATTACCGCACCCGAGGGCGTGGCTGCAGGCCTCGCCGCTGAGCGCGCGCCCGGGCCCAAGACGGTCGATGATTTGGAACAGTTGATCGAGAGTGATGACCGGTTGTCCGCGGGCGAGCGGCTCGAGATTTACGCCAACGCCTACTTCTATCGCATCCTCGACTGTCTCAAGGAGGATTTTCCGGCGACGCTCGCGACGCTCGGCGCCGACAACTTTCATAACCTCGTCACCGGCTATCTTATCGAGCATCCGCCGACCGAGCCCTCGATCTCGCACGCGGGCCGCCATCTGAGCGAGTTCCTGCGCAACCATCCGTGCACCGAGCAATGGCCCTTCATCGCCGAGCTGGCGCGGCTTGAGCGGACCCTTATCGAAGTCTTCCAGGCGGCCGACGCCGTGCCGCTTAGCGCCGGAACAATGCGCTCGGCTGCGCCCGAGGATTGGCCCGGACTCGCGATGCGGACGCATCCGGCGCTCGCGATCCTCGATTGCGAGTGGCGCGTCGATGAATTGCTGCGCGCGGTGGAAACCGGCACGGCCGCCGATGGAAACCCGCTCGTGCCCGCGCGTTTGCCGGTCAGCGTGCTGGTGTGGCGCAACGGCTCACGGGTCTGCTATCGCGCACTGGAGAATCCAGAGCGCGCAGCGCTCGAGCTGGCCAGAGCGGGGACGAAGTTCTCGGCGATATGTGAAGCGGTTGCCGCTGCCGCAGGCGAAGGAGACGGCGACGGCGGGCAGGTCGCGCTAATCAATCGGCTGCTCGCGCGATGGCTCGCCGACGGTGTGCTCGTCGCGGCGTGA
- a CDS encoding glutathione S-transferase family protein, with amino-acid sequence MGMMIDGQWHRDDLRSAGANFVRPPTVFRNWVTVDGGPGPSGEGGFKAERGRYHLYVSLACPWAHRTLIVRAFKGLGDAVDLSVVDPFMGDEGWAFSAPDGSLTPGATRDHLFGAAHLHEIYRQARRDYTGRVTVPVLWDRERKTIVSNESSEIIRMFNSAFDAVGAAGDDLYPPAQRAEIDELNAIIYDTLNNGVYKCGFAKSQAAYEAAFDPLFATLDRLEQGLADRRYLVGARPTEADWRLFPTLVRFDAVYYSHFKCNLRRIIDYPNLWGYTRDLYQAPGVGATVSLAHIKRHYYASHAMINPTRIVPKGPAIDFAAAHDRARLAN; translated from the coding sequence ATGGGGATGATGATTGACGGCCAATGGCATCGCGACGACCTGCGCTCGGCGGGAGCGAACTTCGTTCGTCCGCCGACCGTGTTCAGAAACTGGGTGACCGTCGACGGTGGCCCGGGGCCGAGCGGCGAGGGCGGCTTCAAGGCCGAGCGCGGGCGTTATCACCTGTACGTCTCGCTCGCCTGCCCGTGGGCTCATCGCACGCTCATCGTGCGTGCGTTCAAAGGGCTCGGCGACGCGGTCGATCTGTCCGTGGTGGACCCGTTCATGGGCGACGAGGGATGGGCCTTCAGCGCGCCGGACGGTTCGCTCACGCCCGGCGCGACGCGCGATCATCTCTTCGGCGCCGCCCACCTGCATGAGATCTATAGGCAGGCCCGCCGCGACTATACCGGGCGCGTCACGGTTCCGGTGCTGTGGGATCGCGAGCGCAAAACCATCGTCAGCAACGAATCGTCGGAGATAATCCGCATGTTCAACTCGGCCTTTGACGCGGTGGGCGCCGCCGGCGACGATCTCTACCCGCCCGCCCAGCGCGCGGAGATCGACGAACTCAACGCGATTATCTACGACACCTTGAACAACGGCGTGTACAAGTGCGGTTTCGCCAAATCGCAGGCAGCCTACGAAGCGGCCTTCGATCCTCTGTTCGCGACCCTCGATCGCCTGGAGCAGGGCCTGGCAGATCGGCGCTATCTGGTGGGCGCGCGCCCAACGGAGGCTGACTGGCGGTTGTTCCCTACGCTGGTGCGTTTCGACGCCGTTTACTATAGCCATTTCAAATGCAACCTACGCCGCATCATTGACTACCCGAACCTGTGGGGCTACACGCGCGACCTTTATCAGGCGCCCGGCGTCGGCGCGACAGTCAGCCTCGCGCACATCAAGCGCCACTACTACGCGAGCCACGCGATGATCAATCCGACCCGCATCGTGCCCAAGGGTCCGGCGATCGATTTTGCCGCGGCGCACGATCGCGCGCGGCTTGCCAATTAA